A stretch of the Taeniopygia guttata chromosome 3, bTaeGut7.mat, whole genome shotgun sequence genome encodes the following:
- the PBK gene encoding lymphokine-activated killer T-cell-originated protein kinase, with product MDTFQSPAPSSRRDRDDPGPASVTIPASPFMRKLGFGTGVSVYLMERSPRGHSRSPWAVKKINSGCSRSQRSLFQRRLRDEARILRSLRHPNIVGYRALAAAPDGSLCLAMEFGGERSLQDRIEERRERGLGAFPAPTVLRVALCVARGLQYLHTEQRLLHGDIKSPNVVVRGAFETVKICDVGVSLRLDENLTVSDPCARYVGSEPWLPPEALEPGGIVSDRSDVFALGLTLWEMLALAVPHLPPPPEGRDSRLEEDFRLEDSRLADSVSKDSRLEDSQGEDSQLVDSHLEDSHLDDSTLDDSHLEDSQGEDSHLEDSQLEDSQLEDSQGDDSQIENSHLADSMSSSDDSWDEAAFRAALGSRPALPRAVLVPAQAPVLELFCACTAAAPRQRPPAAAIVRALESIPGTAFPGKTSPESRREHPDPAAAIVRALESRREHPGDGIPGKNSPESRREHPDPGKNQPGEPLGASR from the exons ATGGACACCTTCCAGTCCCCGGCGCCCTCGTCCCGCCGGGACAGAGACG ATCCCGGCCCCGCCTCCGTCACCATCCCGGCCTCTCCCTTCATGCGCAAGTTGGGATTCGGCACCGGAGTCAGCGTCTACCTGATGGAAAG GTCTCCGCGGGGTCATTCCCGCTCTCCGTGGGCCGTGAAGAAAATCAACTCCGGCTGCTCCCGGAGCCAACGGAGCCTCTTCCAGCGGCGCCTCCGGGATGAGGCGCGGATCCTGCGGAGCCTCCGGCACCCCAACATCGTGG GGTACCGGGCGCTGGCGGCGGCTCCGGACGGGAGCCTGTGCCTGGCCATGGAATTCGGGGGGGAGCGATCCCTGCAGGATCGGATCGAGGAGCGCCGGGAGCGCGGCCTCGGAGCCTTCCCGGCCCCGACCGTCCTGCGGGTGGCGCTCTGCGTGGCCCGGGGCCTGCAG TACCTGCACACGGAGCAGCGGCTGCTGCACGGGGACATCAAGTCCCCCAACGTCGTCGTCCGCGGCGCCTTCGAGACCGTCAAGATCTGCGACGTCGGCGTCTCCCTGCGCCTGGACGAGAACCTGACCG TGTCGGATCCGTGTGCGCGCTACGTGGGCTCGGAGCCGTGGCTGCCTCCGGAGGCGCTGGAGCCGGGCGGGATCGTCTCCGACCGCTCCGACGTCTTCGCGCTCGGCCTGACGCTCTGGGAGATGCTGGCGCTGGCCGTGCCCCACCTGCCCCCGCCCCCAG AGGGTCGGGATTCCCGACTGGAGGAGGATTTCCGGCTGGAAGATTCCCGGTTGGCCGATTCCGTGTCGAAGGATTCCCGGCTAGAAGATTCCCAAGGGGAGGATTCCCAGTTGGTCGATTCCCATTTGGAAGATTCCCATTTGGATGATTCAACGTTGGATGATTCCCATTTGGAAGATTCCCAAGGGGAGGATTCCCATTTGGAAGATTCCCAGCTGGAAGATTCCCAGTTGGAAGATTCCCAAGGGGACGATTCCCAGATAGAGAATTCCCATCTGGCCGATTCCATGTCCTCGTCAGACGACTCCTGGGACGAGGCGGCGTTCCGGGCggcgctgggctctcggccggCGCTGCCGCGGGCAGTTCTGGTGCCGGCGCAGGCGCCGGTTCTGGAGCTGTTCTGCGCCTGCaccgccgccgcgccccggcagcgcccgcccgCCGCAGCCATCGTCCGCGCCCTGGAGAGCATCCCGGGGACGGCATTCCCGGGAAAAACCAGCCCGGAGAGCCGCCGGGAACATCCCGATCCCGCCGCCGCCATCGTCCGCGCCCTGGAGAGCCGCCGGGAGCATCCCGGGGACGGCATTCCCGGGAAAAACAGCCCGGAGAGCCGCCGGGAACATCCCGATCCCGGGAAAAACCAGCCTGGAGAGCCGCTGGGAGCGTCCCGGTGA